The following coding sequences are from one Pseudonocardia sp. EC080619-01 window:
- the ccsB gene encoding c-type cytochrome biogenesis protein CcsB, with translation MLVDPVLSEWSDHLFQATLVVLLLALVFTTLEYAAARVAKATSKEPATVGGAGDGDTAVAVAEAPDDAGAAPGRPRSDRYGRIGVSLMVLAALTHIGSIVLRGFAAYRWPLGNMYEFTSALCFMAVVAWLVLLRRHPALRPAGVFVLTPVVLLMFVTGTVLYLEAAPVLPALQSYWIIIHVTTITLASGLLLIPGVSSLLFLMKRSGKPSGLAGKLPSAEALDRLAYRVTVLAFPLYTFGIITGAVWAEAAWNRFWGWDPKETVAFVAWVLYAAYLHARATSGWRSSRAAWINVLGFATIVFNLFFINMVVSGLHSYAGF, from the coding sequence ATGCTCGTCGATCCCGTGTTGTCGGAGTGGAGCGACCACCTGTTCCAGGCCACGCTCGTCGTGCTCCTGCTCGCACTGGTGTTCACCACGCTGGAGTACGCCGCCGCCCGGGTGGCGAAGGCGACCAGCAAGGAACCGGCCACGGTCGGGGGAGCGGGCGACGGCGACACGGCCGTCGCGGTGGCGGAGGCCCCCGACGACGCCGGTGCGGCGCCGGGCCGTCCCCGGTCGGACCGGTACGGCCGGATCGGCGTCTCGCTCATGGTCCTGGCGGCGCTCACCCACATCGGGTCGATCGTGCTGCGCGGGTTCGCCGCCTACCGCTGGCCGCTCGGCAACATGTACGAGTTCACCTCGGCCCTGTGCTTCATGGCGGTCGTCGCGTGGCTGGTGCTCCTCCGGAGGCACCCGGCCCTGCGGCCGGCGGGTGTGTTCGTGCTCACGCCGGTCGTGCTGCTGATGTTCGTCACCGGCACGGTGCTCTACCTCGAGGCGGCGCCCGTGCTGCCCGCGCTGCAGTCGTACTGGATCATCATCCACGTCACGACGATCACGCTGGCGTCCGGACTGCTGCTCATCCCCGGGGTGTCGAGCCTGCTGTTCCTCATGAAGCGCAGCGGGAAGCCGTCGGGGCTGGCGGGCAAGCTGCCGTCGGCCGAGGCGCTCGACCGGCTGGCCTACCGGGTCACCGTGCTGGCGTTCCCGCTGTACACGTTCGGGATCATCACCGGCGCCGTGTGGGCCGAGGCCGCGTGGAACCGGTTCTGGGGCTGGGACCCGAAGGAGACCGTCGCGTTCGTGGCCTGGGTCCTGTACGCGGCGTACCTGCACGCGCGGGCCACGTCCGGGTGGCGGTCCTCCCGGGCGGCCTGGATCAACGTCCTGGGCTTCGCCACGATCGTGTTCAATCTCTTCTTCATCAACATGGTGGTCTCCGGGCTCCACTCGTACGCGGGCTTCTGA
- a CDS encoding BldC family transcriptional regulator yields the protein MAAPTQAPERLLTPGEVATLFRVDPKTVTRWASAGRIGSIRTPGGHRRFRESEVRGLLADLTSEASPGLR from the coding sequence ATGGCAGCTCCGACGCAGGCCCCCGAGCGACTGCTGACCCCGGGCGAGGTGGCCACGCTCTTCCGCGTCGACCCCAAGACCGTGACCCGCTGGGCGTCCGCCGGACGCATCGGCTCGATCCGGACCCCGGGCGGCCACCGCCGGTTCCGCGAGTCCGAGGTCCGCGGTCTCCTGGCCGACCTGACCAGTGAGGCCAGCCCCGGCCTCCGCTGA
- a CDS encoding DUF6355 family natural product biosynthesis protein, giving the protein MRRRLRGIVGGTVAALAVGSAVVAGAGTAVVAGAGTAEAAKCGYSTLENDTTNNKANYLNCSPGNERIRVEYTYATEEKCVTPGDTPLFANPDLGAVRNAVPIGTC; this is encoded by the coding sequence ATGCGGCGCCGCCTGCGCGGGATCGTCGGGGGGACCGTGGCGGCGCTGGCCGTCGGGTCCGCGGTCGTGGCGGGCGCGGGAACCGCCGTCGTCGCCGGTGCGGGCACCGCGGAGGCGGCCAAGTGCGGGTACTCCACGCTCGAGAACGACACGACGAACAACAAGGCGAACTACCTCAACTGCTCGCCCGGGAACGAACGCATCCGGGTCGAGTACACCTACGCGACCGAGGAGAAGTGCGTGACGCCCGGTGACACCCCGCTCTTCGCGAACCCGGACCTGGGCGCCGTGCGCAACGCCGTCCCGATCGGGACCTGCTGA
- a CDS encoding DUF4229 domain-containing protein → MTSPTPPPQAAARARAGEPGPAATVALYALARLGLVAVIALLLGFAGVPLLVALLVALVVALPLSMVLFRGLRARLDRAVATATARRSAERESLRAQLRGDVGPPPAPEQDAPAGADEPPARDDQGGERADRS, encoded by the coding sequence ATGACGTCTCCGACTCCGCCGCCGCAGGCCGCGGCGCGGGCCCGCGCCGGCGAGCCCGGGCCGGCCGCCACGGTGGCGCTCTACGCGCTCGCCCGGCTGGGCCTGGTCGCGGTCATCGCGCTGCTGCTCGGGTTCGCCGGGGTCCCGCTGCTGGTGGCCTTGCTCGTGGCGCTGGTCGTCGCGCTGCCGCTGTCGATGGTCCTGTTCCGCGGGCTGCGCGCCCGGCTGGACCGGGCGGTCGCCACGGCGACGGCCCGGCGCTCCGCGGAGCGCGAGTCGCTGCGCGCCCAGCTGCGCGGTGACGTCGGGCCGCCGCCCGCTCCGGAGCAGGACGCGCCGGCCGGCGCCGACGAGCCCCCGGCGCGGGACGACCAGGGCGGGGAGCGCGCCGACCGGTCCTGA
- a CDS encoding 1,4-dihydroxy-2-naphthoate polyprenyltransferase, protein MATTAEWIEGARPRTLPTAISPVLVGTGAAIGAGAVAPGAALLALVVAVALVIGVNFANDYSDGIRGTDDDRVGPQRLVGSRAAEPATVKAAAFACFGVAALAGLALTAVSGQWWLIAVGALCIVGAWFYTGGTRPYGYAGLGEIAVFVFFGPVAVLGTAFTQAGTVDAATVGASAGAGLLTCAVLVANNLRDIPGDRIAGKRTLAVRLGDRGTRLLYVLTALVPFVIAVGAAFDRPGLVVALLALPAAVRPVRTVLGGADGPALIPVLRDTGLLLLAWAVAVAVGLAIG, encoded by the coding sequence GTGGCCACGACGGCAGAGTGGATCGAGGGAGCGCGCCCGCGCACCCTGCCCACCGCGATCTCCCCCGTACTCGTCGGGACCGGTGCCGCGATCGGCGCCGGTGCCGTGGCCCCGGGAGCAGCACTGCTCGCCCTGGTCGTGGCGGTCGCGCTGGTGATCGGGGTCAACTTCGCGAACGACTACTCCGACGGCATCCGCGGCACCGACGACGACCGCGTCGGCCCCCAGCGGCTCGTCGGCTCCCGCGCGGCGGAGCCGGCCACCGTCAAGGCGGCCGCGTTCGCCTGCTTCGGGGTCGCCGCGCTCGCCGGGCTCGCGCTCACCGCGGTGTCCGGCCAGTGGTGGCTGATCGCCGTCGGCGCGCTGTGCATCGTCGGGGCCTGGTTCTACACGGGCGGCACCCGGCCCTACGGCTACGCCGGGCTCGGCGAGATCGCGGTCTTCGTCTTCTTCGGACCGGTCGCGGTGCTGGGGACGGCGTTCACCCAGGCCGGCACGGTCGACGCCGCCACCGTCGGGGCCTCGGCCGGTGCGGGCCTGCTGACCTGCGCGGTGCTCGTCGCGAACAACCTGCGTGACATCCCGGGCGACCGGATCGCGGGCAAGCGGACCCTCGCCGTCCGGCTGGGCGACCGCGGCACGCGGCTGCTCTACGTGCTGACGGCGCTGGTGCCCTTCGTGATCGCGGTCGGGGCGGCGTTCGACCGGCCCGGCCTGGTCGTCGCGCTGCTCGCGCTGCCCGCGGCGGTCCGGCCGGTGCGCACGGTGCTCGGCGGCGCGGACGGGCCGGCGTTGATCCCGGTGCTGCGCGACACCGGCCTGCTGCTGCTGGCCTGGGCGGTCGCCGTCGCGGTGGGCCTGGCGATCGGCTGA
- the menE gene encoding o-succinylbenzoate--CoA ligase produces the protein MDVRVVGVDGSSESVTRLAAALRSALDGAGPAVLPVRAAPGGEPPLPEPVARAVAAEALPDGLAAVVATSGSTGEPKHVALTGDALRASAAATHDRLGGPGAWLLALPAEHVAGLQVVSRALLAGTACVVQDVREGFRPAGFARATGRMRHGDRRYTSLVPTQLGRVLDHGSAPLYALAGYDAVLVGGAALDPALRARAEAAGIRVVATYGMSETCGGSVYDGAALEGVSVTIEPGSGRVVLGGAVVAAGYLGAPDATAASFGPEGFRTGDLGELGPDGRLTVLGRADDVINTGGEKVAPAAVERALLALPGVGGACVVGLPDAEWGQVVAALVVTTDDGAPPDSALQDAVRASCGRAAVPRTIRRAAAVPERGIGKPDRAAVARLFAPAS, from the coding sequence ATGGACGTGCGTGTGGTCGGGGTGGACGGATCGTCCGAGTCGGTGACGCGCCTGGCCGCGGCGCTGCGCTCCGCGCTCGACGGCGCCGGGCCCGCGGTCCTGCCGGTGCGGGCGGCGCCGGGCGGCGAGCCGCCGCTGCCGGAGCCGGTCGCCAGGGCCGTCGCCGCGGAGGCGCTGCCGGACGGGCTCGCCGCCGTCGTCGCCACCTCGGGATCGACCGGGGAACCCAAGCACGTCGCGCTGACCGGTGACGCGCTACGCGCCTCCGCCGCCGCCACCCACGACCGCCTCGGCGGGCCGGGGGCCTGGTTGCTCGCGCTACCTGCCGAGCACGTCGCGGGACTGCAGGTGGTCTCGCGGGCCCTGCTGGCCGGGACGGCGTGCGTGGTGCAGGACGTCCGCGAGGGATTCCGGCCCGCCGGGTTCGCCCGGGCCACCGGCCGGATGCGGCACGGCGACCGCCGCTACACGAGCCTCGTCCCGACCCAGCTGGGCCGCGTCCTCGACCACGGCTCCGCCCCGCTGTACGCGCTCGCCGGCTACGACGCCGTGCTGGTCGGCGGGGCCGCGCTCGATCCCGCCCTGCGGGCCCGGGCCGAGGCGGCCGGGATCCGGGTGGTCGCCACCTACGGGATGAGCGAGACCTGCGGCGGGTCGGTCTACGACGGTGCCGCACTGGAGGGTGTGTCGGTGACGATCGAGCCCGGTTCCGGACGGGTGGTGCTCGGCGGGGCGGTCGTCGCCGCCGGCTACCTCGGCGCGCCGGACGCCACCGCCGCGTCGTTCGGGCCGGAAGGGTTCCGCACCGGCGATCTCGGCGAGCTCGGTCCCGACGGGCGGCTGACCGTGCTCGGCCGGGCGGACGACGTGATCAACACCGGCGGCGAGAAGGTCGCCCCGGCGGCCGTCGAGCGGGCGTTGCTGGCGCTGCCCGGGGTGGGCGGCGCCTGCGTGGTGGGGCTCCCGGACGCGGAGTGGGGCCAGGTCGTGGCCGCGCTGGTGGTGACCACCGACGACGGTGCTCCGCCGGACTCCGCGCTGCAGGACGCCGTGCGTGCGTCGTGCGGCCGGGCCGCGGTCCCGCGGACGATCCGCCGCGCCGCGGCCGTCCCGGAGCGGGGGATCGGGAAGCCCGACCGGGCCGCCGTCGCCAGGCTGTTCGCCCCGGCGAGCTGA
- a CDS encoding 1,4-dihydroxy-2-naphthoyl-CoA synthase produces MPVSETFDPDAWRPVEGFSFTDITYHRAVATGAVRIAFDRPEVLNAFRPGTVDELFTALEHARTSADVGAVLLTGNGPSPKDGKRAFCSGGDQRIRGRTGYQYADGDTADTVQAGRAGRLHILECQRLIRFMPKVVIAVVNGWAAGGGHSLHAVADLTLASAEHARFKQTDADVGSFDGGYGSAYLAKQVGQKFAREIFFLGRTYSAEQMHRMGAVNEVVPHAELETTALQWASEINGKSPTAQRMLKYAFNLADDGLVGQQLFAGEATRLAYMTDEAVEGRDSFLQKRDPDWSPFPWHY; encoded by the coding sequence ATGCCCGTCTCCGAGACCTTCGATCCCGACGCCTGGCGGCCGGTGGAGGGGTTCTCCTTCACCGACATCACCTACCACCGTGCGGTGGCCACCGGGGCGGTGCGGATCGCGTTCGACCGGCCCGAGGTCCTCAACGCGTTCCGCCCCGGCACCGTCGACGAGCTGTTCACCGCCCTGGAGCACGCCCGGACCAGCGCCGACGTCGGCGCCGTGCTGCTGACCGGGAACGGGCCCTCCCCCAAGGACGGCAAGCGCGCCTTCTGCTCCGGCGGGGACCAGCGCATCCGCGGCCGCACCGGCTACCAGTACGCCGACGGCGACACCGCCGACACCGTGCAGGCCGGGCGGGCGGGGCGGCTGCACATCCTGGAGTGCCAGCGCCTGATCCGGTTCATGCCCAAGGTCGTCATCGCCGTGGTCAACGGCTGGGCCGCCGGTGGCGGGCACTCGCTGCACGCGGTCGCCGACCTGACCCTGGCCTCGGCCGAGCACGCCCGGTTCAAGCAGACCGACGCCGACGTCGGCTCGTTCGACGGCGGCTACGGCTCGGCGTACCTGGCCAAGCAGGTCGGGCAGAAGTTCGCCCGGGAGATCTTCTTCCTGGGCCGGACCTACTCGGCCGAGCAGATGCACCGGATGGGCGCGGTCAACGAGGTCGTCCCGCACGCCGAGCTGGAGACCACCGCGCTGCAGTGGGCCAGTGAGATCAACGGCAAGTCCCCGACCGCGCAGCGGATGCTGAAGTACGCGTTCAACCTCGCCGACGACGGCCTGGTCGGCCAGCAGCTGTTCGCCGGAGAGGCGACCCGGCTGGCGTACATGACCGACGAGGCGGTCGAGGGCCGGGACTCGTTCCTGCAGAAGCGGGACCCGGACTGGTCACCGTTCCCCTGGCACTACTGA
- a CDS encoding hydroxyacid-oxoacid transhydrogenase, with product MTIPNVDLTEETIFTWGAPPLKFGAGSIDEIGFEMTGYGAGRVLIVTDPGVRLLGIPERIAESLQRYGIGSEIFDGVHVEPTDDSMVKATEYARAQGPWDGFVAVGGGSAIDTAKAINLLTSGPGELMDFINKPIGNAKVPEGPLKPLIAVPTTAGTGSESTAMCVLDILSMKVKTGISHWRLRPTLAVIDPLVTMSLPPEVTAASGMDIVCHALESYTARWYTTFDRKKPEERVTYCGSNPVSDLWCEKSMTLLAQSFRDAVHRGADDLEARSNMMMAATFAGMGFGNSGVHIPHANAYPIAGMVKDFTPAGYPQDEPMVPHGMSVSLTAPEAFRFSFDSAPDRHLKAAELMAPRADRLNDQREQLPSVLIDLMRDIGIPNGIGGVGYTESDVPDLVPGTMKQQRLLATCPRTPTEDDIADILTKSVENW from the coding sequence ATGACGATCCCGAATGTCGACCTCACCGAGGAGACGATCTTCACCTGGGGCGCGCCGCCCCTGAAGTTCGGTGCCGGCTCGATCGACGAGATCGGTTTCGAGATGACCGGCTACGGGGCGGGCCGGGTCCTCATCGTGACCGACCCCGGTGTGCGCCTGCTCGGCATCCCCGAGCGCATCGCCGAGTCCCTGCAGCGCTACGGCATCGGTTCCGAGATCTTCGACGGCGTCCACGTCGAGCCGACCGACGACTCGATGGTCAAGGCCACCGAGTACGCCCGCGCCCAGGGCCCGTGGGACGGCTTCGTCGCCGTCGGCGGCGGGTCCGCGATCGACACCGCCAAGGCGATCAACCTGCTGACCAGCGGCCCCGGCGAGCTGATGGACTTCATCAACAAGCCGATCGGCAACGCGAAGGTGCCCGAGGGCCCGCTCAAGCCGCTGATCGCCGTCCCGACGACGGCCGGTACCGGCTCGGAGTCCACCGCGATGTGCGTGCTGGACATCCTGTCGATGAAGGTCAAGACCGGGATCAGCCACTGGCGGCTGCGCCCGACCCTGGCCGTGATCGACCCGCTGGTCACGATGTCGCTGCCGCCGGAGGTCACCGCCGCGTCCGGGATGGACATCGTCTGCCACGCGCTGGAGTCCTACACGGCGCGCTGGTACACGACGTTCGACCGGAAGAAGCCCGAGGAGCGGGTCACCTACTGCGGCTCGAACCCGGTCTCGGACCTCTGGTGCGAGAAGTCGATGACGCTGCTCGCACAGTCCTTCCGGGACGCCGTGCACCGCGGCGCCGACGACCTGGAGGCCCGCTCGAACATGATGATGGCGGCGACGTTCGCCGGGATGGGGTTCGGCAACTCCGGCGTGCACATCCCGCACGCCAACGCCTACCCGATCGCCGGGATGGTCAAGGACTTCACGCCGGCCGGCTACCCGCAGGACGAGCCGATGGTGCCGCACGGCATGTCGGTGTCGCTGACCGCGCCGGAGGCGTTCCGGTTCTCCTTCGACTCCGCACCGGACCGGCACCTCAAGGCGGCCGAGCTGATGGCCCCGCGCGCGGACCGGCTGAACGACCAGCGTGAGCAGCTGCCGTCGGTGCTGATCGACCTGATGCGCGACATCGGCATCCCCAACGGGATCGGCGGCGTCGGGTACACCGAGTCGGACGTGCCGGACCTGGTGCCCGGGACGATGAAGCAGCAGCGGCTCCTCGCGACGTGCCCGCGCACCCCCACCGAGGACGACATCGCCGACATCCTCACGAAGTCGGTCGAGAACTGGTGA